A portion of the Anser cygnoides isolate HZ-2024a breed goose chromosome 25, Taihu_goose_T2T_genome, whole genome shotgun sequence genome contains these proteins:
- the BTG2 gene encoding protein BTG2, translated as MSPRRCPPRPEMRPEMLPEIAAAVGFVSGLLRTRGCVSEQQLQVFGGALREALAEHYKHHWFPEKPFKGSGYRCIRINHKMDPIISKAASQIGLSLPQLYQLLPSELTLWVDPYEVSYRIGEDGSICVLYEATATKPGSSYGMLTCKNQMMLGRTSPSKNYIMTVSS; from the exons ATgagcccccggcgctgcccccctCGGCCCGAGATGCGGCCCGAGATGCTGCCCGAGATCGCCGCCGCCGTCGGGTTCGTCTCCGGCCTCCTGCGGACGCGGGGCTGCGTCAgcgagcagcagctgcaggtcttcggcggggcgctgcgggaggCGCTGGCAG AGCACTACAAACACCACTGGTTTCCCGAGAAACCCTTCAAAGGCTCCGGCTACCGCTGCATCCGCATCAACCACAAAATGGACCCCATTATCAGCAAGGCAGCTAGCCAGATCGGACTCAGCCTCCCGCAGCTCTACCAGCTCCTGCCCAGCGAGCTCACGCTCTGGGTGGACCCCTACGAGGTCTCTTACCGCATCGGGGAGGACGGCTCCATCTGTGTCTTGTACGAAGCGACCGCCACGAAACCCGGGAGCTCCTACGGGATGCTCACCTGCAAGAACCAGATGATGTTAGGTCGCACCAGCCCTTCCAAAAACTACATCATGACTGTCTCCAGCTAA